One segment of Longimicrobiaceae bacterium DNA contains the following:
- a CDS encoding branched-chain amino acid ABC transporter substrate-binding protein: protein MTPIHRPIRRRIALSLALLALAGCGQASEEPIRIGLAGPLGQANGRSMKLAAQMAVDEINAAGGVRGRKLELVEKDDEASPDRAIAVAGFLRDSTDVVAVIGHVNSGATIAAAKIYNEEEGEHGGAPLTQISPASSSPQVTDAGRWTFRVCPSDLLHGPAVATHAFSRLGSRRAAVLYTNDAYGRGVAETFTEAFRKAGGAVVARDPYLPALVEDPSAVDPYLVRALRSGMDALMIAGQADAGMRIVRQARRLGYTGPVVGADGMTGVKDAGADAEGIYVSSAFLPDRSSDRAQAFVKTYRERFDELPDHRGAMAYDAIKLLAEAIERAGTDRRKLRDEVEKVGLSGSGVAAYEGVSGTIAFDENGDVPGKEVAVGMVRGGQLTTVR, encoded by the coding sequence ATGACACCCATCCATCGCCCGATCCGCCGCCGGATCGCGCTCTCCCTCGCCCTCCTGGCGCTGGCCGGGTGCGGCCAGGCATCCGAAGAGCCCATCCGCATCGGGCTCGCCGGGCCGCTCGGGCAGGCAAACGGCCGCTCGATGAAGCTCGCCGCGCAGATGGCCGTGGACGAGATCAACGCGGCGGGCGGCGTCCGCGGCCGCAAGCTGGAGCTGGTGGAGAAGGACGACGAGGCGAGCCCGGACCGGGCCATCGCCGTGGCCGGCTTCCTCCGCGACAGCACGGACGTGGTGGCGGTGATCGGACACGTGAACTCCGGGGCGACGATCGCGGCCGCGAAGATCTACAACGAGGAGGAGGGCGAGCACGGAGGCGCGCCGCTCACCCAGATCTCCCCGGCGTCCAGCAGCCCGCAGGTGACGGACGCGGGCCGGTGGACGTTCCGGGTCTGCCCCAGCGACCTGCTGCACGGCCCGGCCGTGGCGACCCACGCCTTCTCGCGCCTGGGGAGCCGCCGCGCGGCGGTGCTGTACACCAACGACGCGTACGGGCGCGGGGTGGCGGAGACCTTCACGGAGGCCTTCCGCAAGGCGGGCGGCGCCGTGGTCGCGCGCGACCCGTACCTGCCGGCGCTGGTGGAGGACCCCTCCGCGGTGGACCCGTACCTGGTGCGCGCCCTGCGCTCGGGGATGGACGCGCTGATGATCGCGGGGCAGGCGGACGCGGGGATGCGGATCGTGCGGCAGGCGCGCCGCCTGGGCTACACCGGGCCGGTGGTGGGCGCCGATGGGATGACCGGGGTCAAGGACGCGGGCGCGGACGCCGAGGGGATCTACGTCAGCTCGGCCTTCCTCCCGGACCGCTCCTCCGACCGGGCGCAGGCCTTCGTCAAGACGTACCGCGAGCGCTTCGACGAGCTTCCGGACCACCGCGGAGCGATGGCCTACGACGCCATCAAGCTGCTGGCGGAAGCCATCGAGCGCGCGGGGACGGACCGGCGGAAGCTCCGCGACGAGGTGGAGAAGGTGGGGCTGTCCGGCTCCGGGGTGGCGGCGTACGAGGGCGTCAGCGGCACCATCGCCTTCGACGAGAACGGCGACGTCCCCGGCAAGGAGGTCGCCGTGGGGATGGTCCGCGGCGGACAGCTCACCACGGTGCGGTAG